GAGAAGCATAAGACGACCGCATGAATGGGGAGAAACTAAGAAGCATGGATacggagtcggcggcggcggccagctgggctgctgcgtgggggctgggtcggcggcggcgatggcgatggcCCCCGTGTCACCTCGGAGAACGCGGGGGAGATTTTTTTTCTGTGTATCAATAAGCGGATCTCTTTAGTTACCTTTTCGGcgttcgccggcgccggtgccatGGCGAGGCCGCAACGCACACGACGGCAGCAGACCGACAGAGGGTGGAGCGAAGGCGCCCGGGCGTGGCAAGGGCCGAGGGGAGACGGAGGTGGGAGGGACTGGGCGACTAGATCTCAGACGAGACGGTGCCCCGGTAGCGACGGGGGTGACCGGGACTCGCAGCGACGGCCAACGGTGGGAGGGAGCCGCCAAGCGTGGCACCGGTAGTAGGGTTTCTCTCTGGGCACTCCTATCCCATATAACTTGAAGATATATAAACTATTTATCTATAAAGCCCATTAAACCCAAATCAACTTCAAAGttttgaaaaaataatttaatATTTGAAAATAATAGATTCAATATTTTTTACAAACCATTTCAACATCTAAAAAAATAGATTCAACAAATCAAAATCTAGATCAACATTTTTTTCTCAATCCAtcctctccggcgccggcggggagcgggagcggcggcgtgcggcgcagCAGCAACGCAGCGCAGCACAGCAAAGCAGCAGTGCAGCAGCATGTGCGGCAgcgcgaagcagcagcagcatggcagagcagcagcagtaTGCGCGGCAGCAGCAcgcaggagcagcagcgcgcagccccctgcagcagcagcgctgCAGCGCGCAGCAGCGCTGCAGCGCGCAGCAGCACTACGCCCAGGCGTGCAGTGCTCGTgacgacggggcggcggcgcatggtgaaaaagaggaaggaggaggaagaagatagaaTTGAGAAGATCTAACGAATGAGATGATTTGTATGAATCTCAAATACTGGAAGGTAGGGAAGAAAAAATCTTCCGAAAGATATATAGGATTTCCGCTCCTATACACCTCTTCCGGAAGACAGGAAAGCTACACGTCGCACGGCCCACCACAGCCCATTATTGAGCGGCCCACAAATTCGCTGTCGGCCTAAACATTTTGATTGTACGGCTACATCTGTTGTTCCCGAATCCCGAGCCCCTCCCTGAGTCATGGGGCTCCTATCTATCTATGGAAAgatcccctcaaaaaaaaatctatggaAAGATAAATAAACTATGTATTTTTAAAGTCCATTTTAATCCAATTAACTAAGGATAGAGATAAATTTAATGTAAggttttttaaatatatttaatatttttttaaacatgttcaacatttgattttcaaatgttgaaattaaaaagatGAAATGTTGAAGCTGTAAACATTAAATGTTGAAAACCTATATTCAAAATATTGAATTGATTCGTTCGATCTGGATCTTGTTCTCCGGTAGCTTGGGCGGCAGCGCTGGGCAATGAGGGTGGTGCGGCGTGCGCGCAGGGGCTGGCGGCAGCACGGTGCGGCGCGCGCATGCAAGCCCGTAGAACAGGCATCGTAATGGGCGCGACAAGCCCATTTTCAGGGGCCACCAAAATTAAATCTACTAATCACAAATAAACATGGTAATTACATTAAAAGTAAGAACCTAAGGGCACGTACAACGGGGAGTCGACATGCAttccctttttgcaaaaagccCCTCGGTCGGGCGAGCAGACGAGTTCCTCGTCGCCTCGCGAGGCGACGACGGAGGCTCTTGCTCCGAGGGCCTGGGGACAGCTCGGAGCGCGTTGTACGCTGCTGCTCCATCTTGATGATGCCCTGCTCGGATCTGCTACTCCCGCTTCCGCGCGCTCGAAATCCATGGATGACCGCAGCCACGACGGTGCTGGGGCAGAAAgaccgcggcagcggcgccaccGAGCGCCAGTCGCCACACCTTGCCAAGTAGCGCGAGGTCGTGCTagggatttttttatttttaaccttttttaaaaaaaatattataagttTAACCCGTATTGGTTTTTATTTGCAGGGCGtagcccgtttggtcgcgccagcccgcatggcgcgacagatagcctctgtcgcgccagtgcatgtggcgcgacagtgtGGCAGCGCTGGCGGCCCGAGCCAGCGCTGCGCCACAACGGCGATGACGTGGCCctccctgtcgcgccacatgcactggcgcgacaagcCTGTCGCGCCATGTgggctggcgcgacaaggccaatGTCTTGGGCCGCCGGCCCCTTCTTCCCCACCCTCCCTTTCCTTCCCTCACTCCACCCCGACCACAGCGCGTCcagggtcgccgccggccgccgccaaccCCCCCCTCCCAGATCCCCCCCAAAATCGGATTTTTTGAGGAGAAAAAGTACGGGGAATCGTTCCCCACccttccccgaaggtattgcCTCTAATATCTCATCGTTTAACCGTGTGCATTAGTAGTTATTGGTGGTTTTTTTATTAGGGTTAGGTTCTTGATATGAGAAATGGTGGTGTTGTTGATAGTTTTATCATGATTAGGATTTTAGATGATATTTAGATGGTACTCTACTCTCgatttggacgtgaggtagtatgtgcatgcatcgattaatatgatttctagGATTGAGTGGTGGGGATGTTAATATGAGTTACATGTAATTTTATTCCATAGTTTTAGGAATGTACATATTATATTTTGAGCGCTGGTATATTATGCTTAATTAGTACATACTTTGTTtccataattattttgtttttgtttccatAAGTTTTTTTATTCCACATGGCAATTGATTTTATGTATCTGCAGTGCACATGGCAATGAGTGATGCCCGGTACAAGCTGCTTGGTGGTGGACAGTACCCATCCGAGTGTGATGAGGATGCCCCAGTCCCTCCTGCCCTTCCAGTTCCATTCTGTCGTTGTGAACCGGGCAATCAGCTGGCAGAGGTGAAGCAATCGAGGCATCCCAAGACGGCCTGTAGAGCATTCTACATATGCAAGTGGAATGATTCATTGAATCCTTGCCACTGCTTTTTCTTTCAGTGGATCGATGGTCCGGATAAGTTCGATGCTAGAATTCGGCTGTTCCCTTATTATCGGTCAGAGTCGTGGGCGTACAATGAGTTTAGACGATGGGTCCCTCCCCCACCAAATCCACCACCTATGacagaggaagagaagcaagaagctGCTATATATCGTGTGAACAATCCTCCCAAATGTCATTGCGGTGTTCGTGCCAAACTTCAAAGGCCTAATATTGGTGTCCCTCCAAAGTTCACTCCCTTTTTTAGATGCTCGCTAAAGACTAGAGTAAGTGTCATGTAGCGTAGCATTGATTCTTTAATTTTGCAGGAGTAGATGCTCGCTAATGTTACGTGTCATGCAGGATGGATGGACGGCATGTGACTTCAATGAGTATATTTATGGTTCTAGATCTCATTGGCCGACAGAAGAGGAAGTGCGAGAATTTGAGAGTGGGAAGAAGCCATGGCCATGTACAACTACTCCTAGTGTTCGATGCAAGTGTGGTATTCTGGCCACAAAAGGCGTAGTTCCTTCTGAGCTTGGCTACGGATATTACTGTGGCAATAGCTACGGAGAGTATTGGGTTCGTATATTAACCACAAAGTTGAAACTCCTTATGATTATGTCATTGTGCTAGTATTTGGTATATTAACATTTCTAAATGTTTGGCTCTCAATAATTTTTCAGGAGGGAAGGACATATGATTGGGAGTGGTTTGAAGGCCGGTATGAGCTAATGTTGCAATTGGGCAGAACAAAAGAGCCTTGGAAATCTCGAGACACTTTAAATAGAAAACTGAAGATAAGGAAGGATTACCAAGTTACTTTGCCCCTTGAGTCATTTCTGTCAGGGCCTGTACTCCAAGACCTACGGCGTGAGTATGGAAAGAAGGCAGCAGAAAAGACGACTCTTGAGGATTGCATTATTTATTGAAGGAGGAATCGAAGCAAGTACCCACAGCCCCTCACAGATAGGGAGCTTTTGGCAAATtatgagaagaaggagaaggaggaggagatggagaggcAGAGGTTAAGGTAGGAAAGAGCAAAGAAAGGTTTTACTGTTGATTCGGAAGCTAAATACCCAAAGGATTCATGGGAAgaatattttcagaaattggAGGCTAACAAGAGGAtggaagaaatggaaaagatggAGGATTTAGCTCAGGAGCCTCAGATGGAGGCAATGCAGGCCCTAGTTGCCAATCTGCCACACAAGGTGCCCAACGTTGAGAAGGATGTGTCATCCGCGAGCACGGAGGTTTTGGGTATTAGAGCTACTCAAATGGAGGCACTTGTAGGAGACTtacctgtaacaccccaggtgtttaatTAGTTAAACTAGGGTCATTAGCATCAAATCCTGCACCCTTAACCAAGAAACGTCGAAATAAATGCATGTGTTTGTATGCGTGTGTTTGTGTATATGTGCATAGTTCGGAAACCTTAAATAATTATTAATCCAACGCTAGTATGCATATGAATTTGAGTTGGCATGTCACTAACATCACGATAaatcaaagtctagttgaagtcaaAGTGAGAAAGTGaagttttgcacatgaaatgacgaatcATTTGAATCAAGGTTTTAAAGGTTTAAATTGTATTCTTTTCAAGTTTTAAACAAATATTCTTAGAgaataatttcaaaaaaaaaacatagctcaaacaaaattttgcccaaaaccaaagttgtagcatgTTTTATGTGAACAACTTTTATGCGCAAATATTTTCGAGTTTCGATACAAAAGTCGAaggaaatttgaattttaaattcgAACCGACGAATAACGTACATTCGTCGGGATGTCAAATTAACTTTTGAACGAACTCTCAAACGAACTAGTGCTTGAAACAAAAAGTGTAACATTTGAAATTCTttacaactttcatattcaaaGTTTTTCTTGTTTCAATagaaatttttgagaaaaatttgaatttgaatcattcaaacctctcttttctctctctctctcttctctctccctccctcccatgtTCTGTGCCGGGccgtggtcgccgccggccacgcgctgCTCTCTCGCCGCGCCCCGTCCCTAGCCTCTCCCGTAGCTTCTTGGCCTCACCACGCGGCGCCATCccgtgcgcgcacgccgaggaccgCCATCgaagcgccacggcgacgccgtaTCGCTCCGGCCGACTGCGTcacgccctccccctcgccTTGACTCGCCTGGACCATTTCCGCGAGCACCGAGCCGTCCTCACCCTCCCCTCCTTCCTTCCTGAGCGCGAGCCCCACGCCCCGCGAGCCCCTGTTGCcaggaacggccgccgccgccgccatcagcgCCGCCTCCCCCTAGCTCGCCGTGGAGCTCACCCCTCCACCCTTTCCCGCGCCAAACGGaccacatagcaagctcccttgACCTCCgctggtgctccccgacccgctTGCCGCTGCCCCGGGccaccggaccgccgccgccgccgccgccgccgccaaccaccgccgccgccgctcctgctccgcggagccgccgcctccggccgtcCCGCGCCCAATCGAGGCCACCCCGAGGTTGCTCTCGCCGCCCTCGTGCTCCTCCCCCTATTccccctcaccgccggccgccgcaggcgCCGGGATCCGGctaaccgccgcctcccctgttctgaTGTCCGGCCAGGGGCCTATCCGCGAGAAGAAAATGTCTTCCAGGGGTCTTTGTGCAAAAAGaaattctttttcctttttgttttccaaGCCAGCAAATTTGCAAAATCAatataaattcatagaaaaatcagaaaaatgcaaatccaaatgttctggaatccttgcaacaagatctacaactttcattacatgcacatgtttattttctgtctgtattttaatctaggaaaaagattaggtTTCATAgactataattattctaggagttctactcattATCTGTGTCTGATTTTTGGTTGGTAGCTAATACATGCCATTCttagtgttgtgtaaaaatttgagcaccagttgacctttgtaactagatgaaaccctagtcttgtCTAGATCTAGTAAAACACTttgctttttatttctggatgttctgacttagatatatgtatgaaactttttatgTGTACTTAGAATACTAGATGAACACTGCTGTCCAAATTTCATTAATtatagatttgtgtagctatttatttgttttaatgcttgtttaatagactttaattatgataaatagtttattttgataataaatcatgaaaatatttctgtgTGTTCTTTTTGCATAGTATCGCTTGTCCATggagtttgagccccagttcatgattagaacaggatctaaaaattaatcttgttaagctgatgtatgttttgtttattttctcctatttatttCTGTGCATAATAAATCCTTAAAAATTCACAGTAGTTAATTAATCCCTTTTTAGACCTACTGTTAAAGTTTGAGATTGTTTTATACTCTGGTTTAAtatgtataattcaatcttgttctaggagttgtctgattaCATGATTTGTTCTGGTTATTTGACTACAGGTTTTGGGATGAATTTTGCAGGATAGCTAGTTCTGTTTACCTTCTGGTTGATGTAATTCTTGTTGATTTTACTGCTATATGTGTGCTAtgttgttgatttattaaccaaccatggtttaattgctataggaaactactcccacttgtttaggagttagtatagctttcttgtgctgttgatcatgatgttttgtgtagttagatatgttaagttactactctataaacgattgcccagtaaaatatgaatgaaagtgtttcactctttaacttcgggttttgtttgcGTTACACCGTTATTGTGAAATAAttcataaattcttaccatcacAACGACTTACTCATGTGccttgcatctcatatagatactactactctcgctgacggaacttacgagctggtgcccgagtccgagagtgagcagcacgaagctcaagttaatctaactgaagctgcgCAAGACCCGAACTCGATTTCGGAAGAGCACGGATCCagttacgcccaggaaggcaagccccggagcatgtcctactatttttttaaatttatgcaacttattattgttcctatctattgtgcatttaagtttacagtagttgactggaaccttagttgcataatcctaggtaccgatgtttgaacactagtgtgtgtaggtcgctagttggctatgctaatgttcggtagaagtcgagtgatttcctgtcactcgcgagaattataggagttggatgtttactacctGTTGCAACCATAAGGTCTACGGACGGGACTGTGGTACTTGGGGtgtcccgtctgtttagtgaaatttgataaggccgcagtgtgtggtagtggtagttaagcgtttgaacgtattaaacacatgccgagaatatggtaatcggtaagcttaagtacctgattggcccggcgagtggacttttccctcaccttctttgaacgtcgtttctcatgcgcgcacatgcgggtgcagagtcgtcgtactctgtagtcgaggacggtgaccctgatccacaacccgaaaagaaaggggaaatgttgcagaGCCATACTATAGCGACCACGGCCCGGCACAGAACAGGAGATtaagggagagagaagagagagagagagaaaagagaggttTGAAtgattcaaattcaattttttctcaaaaatttctGTTGAAACAAGAAAAACtttgaatatgaaagttgtaaAGAATTTCAAATGCTACACTTTTTGTTTCAAGCACTAGTTCGTTTGAGAGTTCGTTCAAAAGTTAATTTGACATCCCGACGAATGTACGTTATTCGTCGGTTcgaatttaaaattcaaatttcctTCGACTTTTGTATCGAAACTCGAAAATATTTGCGCATAAAAGTTGTTCACATAAAAcatgctacaactttggttttgggcaaaattttgtttgagctatgttttttttttgaaattattcTCTAAGAATATTTGTTTAAAACTTGAAAAGAATACAATTTAAACCTTTAAAACCTTGATTCAAATgattcgtcatttcatgtgcaaaacttCACTTTCTCACTttgacttcaactagactttga
This portion of the Panicum virgatum strain AP13 chromosome 2N, P.virgatum_v5, whole genome shotgun sequence genome encodes:
- the LOC120662632 gene encoding uncharacterized protein LOC120662632, with amino-acid sequence MAEQQQYARQQHAGAAARSPLQQQRCSAQQRCSAQQHYAQACSARDDGAAAHVHMAMSDARYKLLGGGQYPSECDEDAPVPPALPVPFCRCEPGNQLAEVKQSRHPKTACRAFYICKWNDSLNPCHCFFFQWIDGPDKFDARIRLFPYYRSESWAYNEFRRWVPPPPNPPPMTEEEKQEAAIYRVNNPPKCHCGVRAKLQRPNIGVPPKFTPFFRCSLKTRDGWTACDFNEYIYGSRSHWPTEEEVREFESGKKPWPCTTTPSVRCKCGILATKGVVPSELGYGYYCGNSYGEYWEGRTYDWEWFEGRYELMLQLGRTKEPWKSRDTLNRKLKIRKDYQVTLPLESFLSGPVLQDLRREYGKKAAEKTTLEDCIIY